One stretch of Streptomyces sp. A2-16 DNA includes these proteins:
- a CDS encoding 3-oxoacyl-ACP reductase, giving the protein MTDQIVCRRLVGRTAVITGAGSGIGLATARRLASEGANVVCADVDEARGKAAAEEVGGIFVKVDVTDQEQVEALFRTAYDTYGSVDVAFNNAGISPPDDDSILETGLEAWKRVQEVNLTSVYLCCKAAIPYMQRQGKGSIINTASFVARMGAATSQISYTASKGGVLAMSRELGVQFAREGIRVNALCPGPVNTPLLQELFAKDPERAARRLVHIPVGRFAEAEEIAAAVAFLASDDSSFVNASDFLVDGGISGAYVTPL; this is encoded by the coding sequence GTGACCGATCAGATTGTGTGCCGTCGCCTTGTCGGCCGTACGGCCGTCATCACCGGAGCCGGCAGCGGCATCGGGCTCGCCACCGCCCGCCGGCTCGCCTCCGAGGGCGCGAACGTCGTCTGCGCCGATGTCGACGAGGCCCGCGGCAAGGCCGCCGCCGAGGAGGTCGGCGGCATCTTCGTGAAGGTCGACGTCACCGACCAGGAGCAGGTCGAGGCCCTGTTCAGGACGGCGTACGACACCTACGGCAGCGTCGACGTCGCCTTCAACAACGCGGGCATCTCGCCGCCCGACGACGACTCCATCCTGGAGACAGGGCTGGAGGCCTGGAAGCGCGTCCAGGAGGTCAACCTGACCTCCGTCTACCTGTGCTGCAAGGCCGCGATCCCCTACATGCAGCGCCAGGGCAAGGGTTCCATCATCAACACGGCGTCCTTCGTGGCCCGGATGGGCGCGGCGACCTCGCAGATCTCCTACACCGCTTCCAAGGGCGGCGTGCTCGCCATGTCCCGGGAACTGGGCGTGCAGTTCGCGAGGGAGGGCATCCGCGTCAACGCCCTGTGCCCCGGGCCGGTCAACACCCCGCTGCTCCAGGAACTGTTCGCCAAGGACCCCGAGCGGGCCGCCCGCCGCCTGGTCCACATTCCGGTCGGCCGGTTCGCCGAGGCCGAGGAGATCGCCGCCGCCGTCGCCTTCCTGGCCAGCGACGACTCCTCCTTCGTCAACGCCAGCGACTTCCTCGTCGACGGCGGCATCTCGGGGGCGTACGTCACACCGCTGTAG
- a CDS encoding DUF2510 domain-containing protein translates to MSSTLPPGWYPDPDAPHLERRWDGTAWTDHRRLPGAPGPPRAAGGASGRAKAVALTVSGAVLVAAIVSGAFALARGHGDDVVADTAPTVTAPPPVPASPSPAPTPPPSPSRLVDELDGISLPLPEGWVPAKYVTRDNVVMTTGGGKVFARTLPGNPARSPEALAEKDIPQAADSSYGAIRSHRIVRSEHVAVSGRAGYLVRWRVRTAQGPGGYVQTLAVAPARGGPPDAVVVRFAFDAGPDGPPLADMDRITRGIRSVDR, encoded by the coding sequence ATGAGCAGCACGCTCCCGCCCGGCTGGTACCCGGACCCCGACGCCCCGCATCTGGAGCGCCGGTGGGACGGGACCGCCTGGACGGACCACCGGCGCCTCCCCGGGGCGCCCGGCCCGCCACGAGCGGCCGGCGGGGCCTCGGGGCGGGCCAAGGCCGTCGCCCTCACGGTCTCCGGGGCCGTCCTCGTCGCGGCGATCGTCAGCGGGGCGTTCGCCCTCGCCCGGGGCCACGGGGACGACGTGGTGGCGGACACGGCACCGACGGTCACCGCACCGCCGCCCGTCCCGGCCTCCCCGTCCCCGGCCCCGACGCCGCCCCCGTCACCGTCCCGCCTGGTCGACGAACTCGACGGCATCAGCCTGCCGTTGCCCGAGGGCTGGGTCCCCGCGAAGTACGTGACCCGCGACAACGTGGTGATGACCACCGGGGGCGGCAAGGTCTTCGCCCGGACGCTGCCCGGGAACCCGGCGAGATCCCCGGAAGCCCTCGCCGAGAAGGACATACCGCAGGCCGCCGACAGCTCCTACGGCGCCATTCGCAGCCACCGGATCGTCAGGTCGGAGCACGTCGCCGTCTCCGGACGCGCCGGATACCTGGTGCGCTGGCGGGTGCGGACGGCTCAGGGACCCGGCGGTTACGTCCAGACGCTGGCCGTCGCCCCGGCCCGCGGCGGACCCCCGGACGCCGTCGTCGTGCGCTTCGCCTTCGACGCGGGCCCGGACGGCCCGCCGCTC